From the genome of Geothrix sp. 21YS21S-4, one region includes:
- a CDS encoding NAD(P)-dependent oxidoreductase, whose product MGAPLPEADLREAVDWVQGWERLRGARLFITGGTGFFGKWLLDVMDRADRTFGLGVEAVVLSRNPRAFLEAMPHLEGARWLKLHAGDVCSFPSVRGPFTHLLHGAASSDARHYAADPRAMRQTISSGARRVMEAMQGQTGLRVLFLSSGAVYGPQPPELTHFPEDFPLAPDTDDPGQAYAQGKREAERLIRSACADLGFPCPVARCFAFAGPHLPLDQHFAFGNFIRDALEGRPIRVGGDGTPFRSYLYASEMAAWLWALLIQGESGAYHVGSDRGVSILELARTVGAAAGLPVEVERVPVAGAPPARYVPAVIRMAGELDLRPRVTLEEAVARTLAWHRQFRSPTPAPFPSLEAP is encoded by the coding sequence ATGGGCGCGCCCCTTCCGGAGGCGGACCTGCGGGAAGCCGTGGACTGGGTGCAGGGATGGGAGCGCCTGCGCGGAGCGAGGCTGTTCATCACCGGCGGCACGGGCTTCTTCGGCAAGTGGCTGCTGGACGTAATGGACCGCGCCGACCGGACCTTCGGACTGGGGGTGGAGGCCGTCGTCCTGAGCCGCAATCCCCGGGCTTTTCTGGAGGCGATGCCCCACCTCGAAGGGGCCCGCTGGCTGAAACTCCACGCGGGAGACGTCTGCTCATTTCCCTCCGTGCGGGGTCCATTCACCCATCTGCTCCACGGCGCGGCCTCCTCCGACGCCCGCCACTACGCCGCAGATCCCCGCGCCATGCGGCAGACGATCAGCAGCGGCGCCCGGCGCGTCATGGAGGCCATGCAAGGCCAGACCGGATTGCGCGTGCTGTTCCTCAGCAGCGGCGCCGTCTACGGCCCCCAGCCCCCTGAGCTCACGCACTTCCCGGAGGATTTCCCCCTCGCCCCCGACACGGATGATCCGGGCCAGGCGTACGCGCAGGGCAAGCGGGAGGCGGAGCGCCTGATCCGAAGCGCCTGCGCGGACCTCGGCTTCCCCTGCCCCGTGGCCCGCTGCTTCGCCTTCGCCGGGCCGCACCTGCCGCTGGACCAGCACTTCGCCTTCGGCAACTTCATCCGCGACGCGCTGGAAGGACGGCCCATCCGCGTCGGAGGCGACGGGACGCCGTTCCGCTCCTACCTCTACGCATCGGAGATGGCAGCCTGGCTGTGGGCGCTCCTGATCCAGGGGGAATCCGGCGCCTACCACGTGGGCAGCGACCGGGGCGTCAGCATCCTCGAACTCGCCCGCACCGTGGGGGCCGCCGCCGGCCTGCCGGTGGAGGTTGAGCGGGTCCCCGTGGCCGGGGCGCCGCCCGCCCGCTATGTGCCCGCCGTGATCCGGATGGCCGGCGAGCTGGACCTCCGTCCCCGCGTGACCCTTGAAGAAGCCGTGGCCCGCACGCTGGCCTGGCACCGGCAGTTCCGCTCCCCGACGCCCGCTCCCTTTCCCTCCCTGGAGGCCCCATGA
- the rfbH gene encoding lipopolysaccharide biosynthesis protein RfbH — MSADALRAQILELVSAYATERWQERPFVPGVTPVPVSGKVFDGADVRNLVDASLDFWLTTGRFAREFERRFAVWWGLDHCLLVNSGSSANLLAISALTSPQLGDRRLVPGDEVLTCAAGFPTTVTPILQNGLVPVFVDAHLPTCNADPSRLEEAVGPRTRAIILAHALGNPFDLDAVMALAKKHDLWVVEDCCDAVGAEFGDRKVGTFGHLATVSFYPAHHLTMGEGGAVLTRDSALKKIVESLRDWGRDCWCEPGVDNTCRRRFEWQLGDLPAGYDHKYTYSHLGYNLKLTDMQAAVGLSQLDKLEGFIARRRENFRGLRARLAHLESFLMLPESLPDANPSWFGFPLTLREDAPVSRNRLIQYLESRKIGTRLLFGGNLLRQPAFKGVPHRVAGPLDGCDAIMNRTFWVGVFPGLTPPMLDHIASALEAGLGSP; from the coding sequence ATGAGCGCCGATGCGCTGCGTGCCCAGATCCTGGAATTGGTCTCCGCCTACGCGACGGAGCGGTGGCAGGAGCGTCCGTTCGTGCCCGGCGTGACCCCGGTTCCCGTCAGTGGAAAGGTGTTCGACGGGGCCGACGTCCGCAACCTGGTGGACGCCTCGCTGGACTTCTGGCTCACCACGGGCCGGTTCGCCCGGGAATTCGAGCGCCGCTTCGCCGTCTGGTGGGGCCTGGACCACTGCCTGCTGGTCAATTCGGGCTCCAGCGCCAACCTGCTGGCCATCTCCGCCCTCACCTCGCCCCAGTTGGGGGACCGGCGCCTGGTGCCGGGGGACGAAGTGCTCACCTGCGCGGCGGGCTTCCCCACCACGGTCACGCCCATCCTGCAGAACGGCCTGGTCCCCGTGTTCGTGGACGCCCACCTGCCCACCTGCAACGCCGATCCAAGCCGCTTGGAGGAAGCCGTCGGACCCCGCACCCGGGCCATCATCCTGGCCCATGCCCTGGGCAATCCCTTCGACCTGGACGCGGTGATGGCGCTGGCGAAGAAGCATGATCTCTGGGTGGTGGAGGACTGCTGCGATGCGGTGGGCGCCGAATTCGGCGACCGCAAGGTGGGCACCTTCGGGCACCTCGCCACCGTCAGCTTCTACCCGGCCCACCACCTCACGATGGGAGAGGGCGGCGCCGTCCTGACCCGCGATTCCGCCCTGAAGAAGATCGTCGAATCCCTGCGGGACTGGGGCCGCGACTGCTGGTGCGAACCCGGCGTGGACAACACCTGCCGCCGCCGCTTCGAGTGGCAGCTCGGCGACCTGCCCGCGGGGTACGACCACAAGTACACGTACAGCCACCTGGGCTACAACCTGAAGCTCACCGACATGCAGGCTGCCGTGGGCCTCAGCCAGCTCGACAAGCTGGAGGGGTTCATCGCCCGCCGCCGGGAGAACTTCCGCGGCCTGCGCGCCCGGCTCGCCCACCTGGAATCCTTTCTGATGCTCCCCGAGAGCCTGCCGGACGCGAACCCCAGCTGGTTCGGCTTTCCCCTCACGCTGCGGGAGGACGCGCCGGTATCGCGCAACCGCCTGATCCAGTATTTGGAATCCCGGAAGATCGGCACCCGCCTGCTCTTCGGCGGCAACCTTCTGCGGCAGCCCGCCTTCAAAGGCGTGCCCCACCGCGTGGCGGGACCCCTCGACGGCTGCGACGCGATCATGAACCGCACGTTCTGGGTGGGCGTGTTCCCCGGCCTCACCCCTCCGATGCTGGACCACATCGCCTCGGCCCTGGAAGCGGGCCTGGGATCCCCCTGA
- a CDS encoding NAD-dependent epimerase/dehydratase family protein, translating into MSWRGTSVLVTGATGVVGASLCARLVAEGADVVAFVRDWDPRSELVRAGTIGACRVVQGALEDYAAVERAVSEHEVETVIHLGAQAIVGVALRSPLLTFESNIRGTYNLLEACRVHSALVKSVVVASSDKAYGDSDLLPYVEEMPLKGRHPYDVSKSCTDLIAHTYAHTYGLPVTIARCGNIYGGGDLNWSRIVPGTIRAVLEERAPMLRSNGTNLRDYIFVDDVVDAYLQLALRSREEGIRGEAFNFSPESRLSVLDMTAAVLRAMGRSDLQPVIQGGGKAEIQDQYLNSEKARTRLQWRPAHDLEAGLARTIPWYRDFLGARP; encoded by the coding sequence ATGAGCTGGCGGGGAACCTCCGTTCTTGTCACCGGCGCCACGGGCGTGGTCGGCGCCTCCCTCTGCGCGCGCCTGGTCGCGGAGGGGGCCGACGTGGTTGCCTTCGTGCGGGATTGGGATCCGCGGAGCGAACTGGTCCGAGCGGGAACCATCGGCGCCTGCCGCGTGGTTCAGGGGGCGCTGGAGGACTACGCCGCCGTGGAGCGGGCCGTCAGCGAGCATGAGGTGGAGACAGTCATCCATCTGGGCGCCCAGGCCATCGTCGGCGTCGCCCTGCGGAGTCCGCTCCTCACGTTCGAATCGAACATTCGGGGCACCTACAACCTCCTGGAGGCCTGCCGCGTCCACTCCGCACTGGTGAAGTCCGTGGTCGTGGCGTCCAGCGACAAGGCCTACGGCGACTCCGACCTGCTGCCCTACGTCGAGGAGATGCCGCTCAAGGGGCGCCACCCCTACGACGTCTCCAAGAGCTGCACGGACCTCATCGCCCACACCTACGCCCACACCTACGGCCTGCCGGTGACCATCGCCCGCTGCGGAAACATCTACGGCGGGGGCGACCTCAACTGGAGCCGCATCGTTCCGGGCACCATCCGCGCGGTCCTGGAGGAGCGGGCGCCTATGCTCCGCTCGAACGGCACCAACCTCCGCGACTATATCTTCGTGGACGACGTGGTGGACGCCTACCTGCAGCTCGCGCTGCGGAGCCGCGAGGAAGGCATCCGGGGAGAGGCCTTCAACTTCAGCCCCGAAAGCCGCCTGAGCGTCCTCGACATGACCGCGGCCGTCCTCCGCGCCATGGGGCGCTCCGACCTCCAGCCCGTGATCCAGGGCGGGGGCAAGGCCGAGATCCAGGACCAGTACCTGAACAGCGAAAAGGCCCGCACGCGCCTCCAGTGGCGACCGGCCCACGATCTCGAAGCGGGACTCGCGCGGACCATCCCCTGGTACCGGGACTTCCTGGGCGCTCGCCCATGA
- the rfbF gene encoding glucose-1-phosphate cytidylyltransferase: MKTLILAGGMGTRLAEETAIRPKPMVEIGGKPILWHLMNIYAAHGFAEFVVALGYKGEAIKEYFLNFHALNANLTVDLTTGRHTSQPGAPVPWVVHLVDTGAQTQTGGRIKRLEAWLGEDDTFFMTYGDGLGNVDLQALYAFHKRHGKLATITAVRPPARFGGLSLEGDEVVRFDEKPQTGEGWINGGFFVLDRRVLDYISGDATLWELDPLEKLARDGQLHAFRHEGFWQPMDTLREKHLLETLWESGRAPWKVWP; the protein is encoded by the coding sequence GTGAAGACCCTCATCCTCGCCGGCGGCATGGGCACCAGGCTCGCCGAGGAAACGGCGATCCGGCCCAAGCCCATGGTGGAGATCGGTGGGAAGCCCATCCTCTGGCACCTGATGAACATCTACGCCGCGCACGGGTTCGCGGAGTTCGTCGTGGCCCTGGGCTACAAGGGCGAAGCGATCAAGGAATACTTCCTGAATTTCCACGCCCTCAACGCGAACCTCACGGTGGATCTCACAACGGGCCGCCACACCTCCCAGCCCGGCGCTCCCGTGCCCTGGGTGGTGCACCTGGTGGACACCGGCGCGCAGACGCAGACGGGGGGTCGGATCAAGCGGCTCGAGGCGTGGCTAGGGGAAGACGACACCTTCTTCATGACCTACGGCGACGGGCTCGGGAACGTCGACCTACAGGCGCTGTACGCCTTCCACAAGCGGCACGGGAAACTGGCCACCATCACCGCCGTCCGCCCCCCCGCCCGCTTCGGCGGACTCTCGCTGGAGGGCGATGAGGTGGTCCGGTTCGACGAAAAGCCGCAGACCGGGGAAGGATGGATCAACGGGGGGTTCTTCGTCCTGGACCGCCGCGTTCTCGACTACATCTCCGGCGACGCCACCCTGTGGGAACTGGATCCCCTCGAGAAGCTCGCCCGGGACGGCCAGCTCCACGCCTTCCGCCACGAAGGGTTCTGGCAGCCCATGGACACCCTGCGCGAGAAGCACCTCCTCGAAACGCTGTGGGAATCGGGCCGCGCGCCCTGGAAGGTGTGGCCATGA
- a CDS encoding lysylphosphatidylglycerol synthase transmembrane domain-containing protein: MTRIEGPAGLWKARRSWFLAAGGLVLLVGVGARVSWSQVRAALHGLAWPWLLLAGALTAISMGCRAWRLSAVLGKGLSFPGTWRCVSLGYFASLFLPLGGGELVKAAALRHRFGLPLTRVGTALAVDRMFDIALLLALLGAVAGHGWTGRPGTVPLALGIAGLLALAGFLAISGRALRGRLRQWAAGKPRRRIWLDRFEEIHDQAAALRNVSLLPRLGLLQAAIFFVDVLSAWCCLLAFPAGAGLPFAAPLRVALFVMLAFALPLLPGGLGSHQAAVILALTPFGFGPAEALSVSLVGEVVHVATLTTLGTLALARPPREPAAPK, encoded by the coding sequence TTGACCAGGATTGAAGGACCTGCGGGACTGTGGAAAGCCCGGCGCTCCTGGTTCCTGGCGGCGGGGGGACTCGTTCTCCTCGTCGGGGTCGGCGCCCGGGTGTCCTGGAGCCAGGTGCGGGCGGCCCTTCATGGCCTCGCCTGGCCCTGGCTGCTGCTTGCGGGGGCGCTGACCGCGATCAGCATGGGTTGCCGGGCCTGGCGACTCTCGGCCGTCCTGGGGAAGGGCCTTTCCTTCCCCGGAACTTGGCGCTGCGTGTCCCTGGGCTATTTCGCCAGCCTGTTCCTGCCTTTGGGGGGCGGAGAGCTCGTGAAAGCCGCGGCCCTCCGGCACCGGTTCGGCCTGCCCCTGACCCGCGTGGGAACGGCCCTGGCCGTGGACCGGATGTTCGACATCGCCCTCCTTCTCGCCCTCCTGGGCGCCGTGGCCGGTCACGGATGGACGGGAAGGCCCGGCACCGTCCCCCTGGCCCTCGGAATCGCGGGCCTCCTGGCTCTGGCGGGTTTTCTCGCGATTTCAGGTCGCGCCTTGCGCGGGCGTCTGAGGCAGTGGGCTGCCGGAAAGCCCCGTCGGCGCATCTGGCTCGACCGCTTCGAAGAGATCCACGACCAGGCCGCGGCGCTGAGGAACGTCTCCCTGCTGCCCCGACTCGGACTGCTGCAGGCGGCGATCTTCTTCGTGGACGTCCTGTCCGCCTGGTGTTGCCTTCTCGCCTTTCCCGCCGGCGCCGGCCTGCCCTTCGCCGCCCCTCTGCGCGTGGCCCTCTTCGTCATGCTGGCCTTCGCCCTCCCCCTCCTGCCCGGCGGGCTGGGATCCCACCAGGCGGCCGTGATCCTCGCCCTGACCCCCTTCGGATTCGGACCGGCCGAGGCGCTGTCCGTGAGCCTGGTGGGGGAAGTGGTCCACGTCGCGACCCTCACAACCCTGGGAACCCTCGCTCTGGCCCGCCCCCCTCGCGAGCCCGCCGCGCCGAAGTGA
- a CDS encoding tetratricopeptide repeat protein: MLAAPVPALLLLTQTSAPVFRADLEAGRYLKVLAAAESRLGQNGNDAAAWAAKSQALSSLLRFAEARAAADRALALQSGLADALLARGLARAGEAIRQRDLSSLRGALGAMDDLRAATAADPGLAPAWTSLGLAYEMLPGLLGGSTRRALECADRLRRVAPARGDLLQALILVEEDKWREAEPYFGRALAQAPQDPEVVAQWLDALDGRAAKKTLGEAGKNARLRAEAGRLLPGIRGRGHGVAAVSDAYLHGGQPEMAWKVTQDQLGQVDAPSLLRLQLGKVAASSGLHRPEGLAALEQVLREPLEGGSAGYPGAWWRKGQILRDLGRKDEARAAAHEALKLDPKHRGAAELMEALGGN; the protein is encoded by the coding sequence GTGCTTGCTGCTCCTGTTCCCGCGCTTCTTCTCCTCACCCAGACTTCCGCTCCCGTCTTCCGCGCGGATCTGGAGGCGGGCCGCTACCTCAAGGTGCTGGCGGCAGCGGAGAGCCGGCTGGGACAGAACGGAAACGACGCCGCGGCCTGGGCCGCCAAGTCCCAGGCGCTCTCCAGCCTCCTGCGGTTCGCGGAGGCCCGCGCCGCCGCCGACCGCGCCCTCGCGCTCCAGTCTGGATTGGCGGATGCCCTTCTGGCCCGCGGCCTCGCCCGGGCGGGAGAAGCCATCCGGCAGCGCGACCTGTCGAGCCTGCGGGGCGCCCTGGGCGCCATGGACGACCTCCGCGCCGCCACCGCCGCGGATCCCGGGCTGGCCCCCGCCTGGACGAGCCTGGGCCTGGCCTACGAAATGCTGCCCGGCCTGCTGGGGGGTTCCACCCGCCGCGCGCTGGAATGCGCCGACCGCCTCCGCCGCGTGGCGCCCGCCCGCGGGGATCTCCTCCAGGCCCTCATCCTCGTGGAGGAGGACAAGTGGCGCGAGGCCGAGCCCTATTTCGGCCGCGCCCTCGCCCAGGCTCCCCAGGATCCGGAAGTCGTGGCGCAGTGGCTGGACGCCCTCGACGGCCGCGCGGCCAAGAAAACGCTCGGCGAGGCGGGGAAGAACGCCCGCCTCCGGGCCGAAGCCGGCCGCCTGCTGCCCGGCATCCGCGGGCGCGGTCACGGGGTCGCCGCCGTCAGCGACGCCTACCTCCACGGGGGCCAGCCGGAGATGGCCTGGAAGGTCACCCAGGACCAGTTGGGGCAGGTGGACGCCCCCAGCCTCCTGCGGCTTCAGCTGGGCAAGGTCGCCGCGAGCAGTGGCCTACATCGCCCCGAAGGCCTCGCCGCCCTGGAGCAGGTCCTGCGGGAGCCCCTGGAAGGCGGCTCCGCCGGCTATCCCGGCGCCTGGTGGCGCAAGGGCCAGATCCTCCGCGACCTCGGCCGCAAGGACGAAGCCCGCGCCGCTGCACACGAAGCCCTCAAACTCGATCCCAAGCACCGGGGCGCGGCCGAGTTGATGGAAGCGCTGGGCGGGAATTGA
- a CDS encoding enoyl-ACP reductase gives MSAKGGLLEGKRGLIVGVANKRSIAWGIAQRAAEAGAQLCLTYQNDRLGENVRELAAELEDPLLLPMDVGSDSQIVMAFDEIRRKWGKLDFVVHAVAYAPRQALEGRFVETSREDFRVAHDISAYSLAAVSHAAAPLMPEGGAIVTLSYLGSERVVPGYNVMGVAKAALEASVRYLAADLGPQGIRVNAISAGPIKTLAASAIPGIGSKLKQHRSHTPLQRDTDQLEVGDAGVFLMSDMGRGITGQVLYVDGGFNIMAG, from the coding sequence ATGAGCGCCAAGGGCGGGCTGTTGGAGGGCAAGCGGGGTCTCATCGTCGGCGTGGCGAACAAGCGCTCCATCGCCTGGGGCATCGCCCAGAGGGCGGCGGAAGCGGGCGCCCAGCTCTGCTTGACCTACCAGAACGACCGGCTGGGAGAGAACGTCCGCGAACTGGCGGCGGAACTGGAAGACCCCCTGCTCCTGCCCATGGACGTGGGGAGCGACAGCCAGATCGTGATGGCCTTCGACGAGATCCGCCGGAAGTGGGGCAAGCTCGACTTCGTGGTGCACGCCGTCGCCTACGCGCCCCGTCAGGCGCTGGAAGGCCGCTTCGTGGAGACCAGCCGCGAGGACTTCCGCGTGGCCCACGACATCAGCGCCTACTCGCTCGCCGCCGTCAGCCACGCCGCCGCGCCCCTGATGCCGGAGGGCGGTGCCATCGTGACCCTCAGCTACCTGGGTTCCGAGCGGGTGGTGCCGGGCTACAACGTGATGGGCGTGGCCAAGGCCGCCCTGGAAGCCAGCGTGCGCTACCTGGCCGCCGACCTCGGTCCCCAGGGGATCCGGGTGAACGCCATTTCGGCGGGTCCGATCAAGACGCTGGCCGCGTCGGCCATTCCCGGCATCGGCAGCAAGCTCAAGCAGCACCGCTCCCACACGCCCCTCCAGCGGGACACGGACCAGCTGGAAGTGGGCGACGCGGGCGTGTTCCTGATGAGCGACATGGGTCGCGGCATCACCGGCCAGGTGCTCTACGTGGACGGCGGCTTTAACATCATGGCGGGGTAG
- a CDS encoding peroxiredoxin → MSIQAGAPLPPFSLQDDQGATVTDKDLQGRWTVLYAYPKDSTPGCTTEACDFRDNLARVQSLGAQVYGISRDSLKSHQAFIAKQQLPFRLLSDPERALLQPLGAFGKKLMYGKEVEGIIRSTFLVDPKGIVRHVWPKVSVKGHVAEVMEVLARLQKA, encoded by the coding sequence ATGTCCATCCAAGCCGGCGCCCCGCTTCCCCCTTTCTCCCTCCAGGACGATCAGGGAGCGACCGTCACCGACAAGGATCTCCAGGGGCGGTGGACCGTCCTGTACGCCTATCCCAAGGACAGCACCCCGGGCTGCACCACCGAGGCCTGCGATTTCCGCGACAACCTGGCGCGGGTGCAGTCCCTCGGCGCCCAGGTCTACGGGATCAGCCGCGACAGCCTCAAGAGCCACCAGGCATTCATCGCCAAGCAGCAGCTCCCCTTCCGCCTGCTCTCCGATCCGGAACGCGCGCTCCTGCAGCCGCTGGGCGCGTTCGGGAAGAAGCTGATGTACGGGAAGGAAGTGGAAGGCATCATCCGCTCCACCTTCCTGGTGGATCCCAAGGGGATCGTCCGCCACGTCTGGCCCAAGGTCAGCGTGAAGGGCCACGTGGCGGAGGTGATGGAGGTTCTGGCGCGGTTGCAGAAGGCGTGA